One Bythopirellula goksoeyrii genomic window, TTGCCAGCCAAGTGAAAAAGGCCAGCAAGAACACGAGCATGACGATCGGCACATTATCAGGCTTCGCCACGATATCGTAGAAGTCGGGGTCCGTCATCGACAACCCGAGGAATAACCACATCAGATTCCAAATGGCCCAGGCAATTGCCGGTCGGACGAAGAAGCCACGGAACAAATACAGCACGACAAGGGCAAGAGTAGAACCCACGCTGTAGACTACGGGGCCCGTACTCTTGTTGATCGCCTCGCGCAGCCATTCTGGTAGGGATACCAAGCTCAAGTTGCCGCTGCCAGCAATCGCTGCCAGAATTGCGAAGACCATGGCCACCAGTAGCCATACCACCACGTTGGTTATTGCAACACTCTTACCCCCGATTCGCATCGGGAGCCCGATCCAGTCTTTCGTCTGATCGGACCGCCAAAGATACAAAGCGGCCAGGCCGTTCATCAGCGCAAGCGCAATGTAAAACGGCAGCAAGAAAGAAGCTACCATTTCCTGAAACTGAATTTCCGACAGTCCGTGCATATTTTAGTGATTGGTGGTTAGTGGTTGGTGGCCGGTGAAGAGTGTCTAGCAACTAGAGACCAGCCACTCACCACAAACCACGCTCTTACAGCGGTCCGCTGATCCCGCCGTCTTTTCTTACTCGCCAGAAGTGGATTGCCAACAGCAAGGCCACGCCAAGCGGGATCGCGATACAGTGCAAAATATAAAATCGATTGAGCGTTTCTTCACCTACTTCGCGCGCACCCAATAGCGCAAAGCGCGCGTCAGAGGCGTTGGTAATCATGTCGACCCCGCCGAGGGTCAACAACTGCTGCCCCGGGCCTTCATGCCCCAGAAACGGAGTCGCCCGAGCCATATTCGAACCGACCGTAATAGCCCAGACCGCTAATTGATCCCAAGGGAGCAGATAACCGGTAAAGGACAACAATAGGGTTAATAACAGCAGAAACACCCCGACGACCCAGTTAAACTCGCGCGGTGGCTTGTAGCTGCCCGTGAGAAACACGCGATACATGTGTAGCCAGACCGTAATGACCATCGCATGGGCGCCCCAGCGATGGATCTCACGCAGGATTCCCAGGGAATGCACGTCGCGGAGCATTTGAATATCCGTATACGCCCACTCGACCGTGGGGCGATAATAAAACATCAACAATACACCGGTGACCGTTTCGACGAGAAACAAGAAGAAGGTCACACCACCCATACACCAAGTATAGGAAAGAGCGATGCCTTGCTTCTTGATCGAGACCGGATGCAAGTGCAAGAAGAAGTTGGTCAACATCACCACAATCCGATTACGGCGATCAACCGGCATCGGGTGACGAAAAATACTCTTCCAAATCTGCGATTCGCGAATCGTTTCGCCTAAATCGGGCATAGTAGTTAGTTGTCTGTGGTCAGTGGTCAGTTATTGGAGAGCCGGGTCGACCCCGACCCCGGTTTGCTCTCGACTCTTCTCAATTCAGCATCCGTAATACGAATTCCGCATTCCTTAAACTGGGATGAAGGAAGTTGGCTCTTCCCACTGCCCCATTTCCTCCTGGTATGTGCGGCTTTTGTCGATTTCAATCTGCCCATCGTCGGCGACGCGGATGGCATATCGCTCCAATGGTCGCGGGGCAGGCCCCTCGAAGTTGATGCCATCCTTGTAGAAACCGCTACCATGACAGGGGCATTTGAATTTTTGCTCGGCTTCGAGCCAGTTCGGCGTGCACCCCAGGTGGGTACAGACCGACTTGAGCGCAAATATCTCTTGCTGCCCATTGAATTCTGTGTTCACCACCCAGACGCCGAACTGCGCCTTAAACTTCGTCTGCACCTGTCCGGCGGGAAACGCATCAGGGAAGCCGACTTTGAATTTGCTCGGTGGTTCCCGTCGCACATTGGGGAACATGAATTTCACAGTCGCCAGCGTCCACAAGGCGCCAACCGCCGCGAGTCCCCAGAAACCCGTATGCAGAAAGCCACGACGTGTTTCGTCCACAGATTCAGCCGATTTTTTTCCCGCACCTGCAGGTTTGGCTTTAGCGTAATCCGGCTTCTCCGGCATGGGAGGAACCACGATCTGCGGCTTTGCCTTAGCGGTGGGACTCGCCTTTTCCTTGGCGGCAGCCTCTGCCTTGGAAGTCGGACCTGCTTTGGATGATTTCTTCGCTGCAGCTAGAATACTCGCCGTGTCGCGAGGCTCGCTCGGCGCGGCAGCAGCGGGCTTCTTCGCGGGAGCTTCCTTCTTTGCAGCAGCGGGCTTCGGAGCGGGCTTTTTCTCCGCAGGCTTCTCGGCGGCACCACTATCACCGCTCCGGGCAGCGGCCAACATCTCGGCCACACTGAGACGGCCTCCGCTGGCAGACTTCGCGGGAGCAGGCTTGGCAGGCTTCGACTCCGATGCTTGGGGCTCTGCTGCTTCGGGGGCTGCGGCCTCGGGAGCCTCCGCTGGCTCATCTGCAGGCGCATCGCTTCCACCGTCAGCCTTGCGGGCTGCGGCTAGCATTTCAGCCACAGACATTTTTTTCTTGTCAGCCATCGCTCAATCCACCCACAGCAACTTCTGCGAACCGCCGCACAGCTTCCCACCTAATACAGGCACTCAACTCAAGCCCTTCGAGAGAGTGCGCACATCACTAGAGAGAGTTTTACACCTGAATCCAACAGCTACAAGCCCTTTGTTGATAGGAACTTAGGACTTTCTGAAGGCACTCGCCATAGATTGTGACATTTTTCACAAACTAATTTGCTAGGCTACGATGCCCCCTCTCAATTGTCAACCGCCCTTTTTACCAGAACCTTAACTCTCTACCTAGTCACCAATTCACTCGTCGATCAATATCTCGGTGATGTAGTGAGCGGATCGGCGTTAGCCGTTCGTTTTGAATCACCGGTTGCCAACTCCGTTTCGCTGAAGGGGGGACTACCTTTTTCTTATCAGCCTGGTTCTTTGTCACATTCGATTGCGTCTCAACAGTAAGTATCGGTGAGTTACGTGAAAGGTAATTATTAGGTAAAATCGCGGCAGCAAATTTGGCAAGTTAATCATTGGTGGCTAATCGAGATAGCGGGGCATCTGTAATGAAGGTACTGGTAGTCGGCGGAGGTGGTCGCGAACATGCCCTCGCCTGGAAGCTTGGCCAGAGCAAGCGTGTCGATCAGGTGTTCGTCGCCCCCGGCAATGCGGGGACTGCCGAGGAAGACTCGGCTGCAATCGAGAATGTCGAAATCGGTGATACCAACATTCCTCAATTGCTGGCCTTTGCCAAAAAGAACCCAATCGATCTGACCGTGGTCGGCCCCGAAGC contains:
- a CDS encoding QcrA and Rieske domain-containing protein, which produces MADKKKMSVAEMLAAARKADGGSDAPADEPAEAPEAAAPEAAEPQASESKPAKPAPAKSASGGRLSVAEMLAAARSGDSGAAEKPAEKKPAPKPAAAKKEAPAKKPAAAAPSEPRDTASILAAAKKSSKAGPTSKAEAAAKEKASPTAKAKPQIVVPPMPEKPDYAKAKPAGAGKKSAESVDETRRGFLHTGFWGLAAVGALWTLATVKFMFPNVRREPPSKFKVGFPDAFPAGQVQTKFKAQFGVWVVNTEFNGQQEIFALKSVCTHLGCTPNWLEAEQKFKCPCHGSGFYKDGINFEGPAPRPLERYAIRVADDGQIEIDKSRTYQEEMGQWEEPTSFIPV
- a CDS encoding cytochrome b N-terminal domain-containing protein, which codes for MPDLGETIRESQIWKSIFRHPMPVDRRNRIVVMLTNFFLHLHPVSIKKQGIALSYTWCMGGVTFFLFLVETVTGVLLMFYYRPTVEWAYTDIQMLRDVHSLGILREIHRWGAHAMVITVWLHMYRVFLTGSYKPPREFNWVVGVFLLLLTLLLSFTGYLLPWDQLAVWAITVGSNMARATPFLGHEGPGQQLLTLGGVDMITNASDARFALLGAREVGEETLNRFYILHCIAIPLGVALLLAIHFWRVRKDGGISGPL